The following nucleotide sequence is from Psychroserpens sp. Hel_I_66.
GAACAATGATGTTCTGGAAGTTCAAATCATCGAAAACCTGCAAAGGCAGGATGTCGAACCGACCGAAGAAGCTGAGGCAATTGCTTACCTAAGTGAGAAATATGCACCTACCGAAATTGCGAAGCGATTGGGAAGAACGGATAACTTCATCAGACAGCGACTTAAACTGGCTGGATTGATTGACGGTTTCAAACACTTTGTCCGCAATGGCGAAATGACGATTTCCTTGGGTGTTGGTGTAGCGCTCTTTGAACCGGAAGAACAGCAGATGATGTTGGAAACGATGGGCGAAGATTTTAATGCACATCAGATAAACAGGATGATTAAAGACCAGACCTATGATTTGGAAAAAGCAGCTTTTGATGTAAATGACAAAAAATTAGTTCCGAAAGCAGGGTCTTGTATAGAATGTCCGTTCAATGCAGCCAATCAAGGCAATCTGTTTGGCGAAGGTAAAATGGTCTGTACAAAAGCAGCCTGTTTTGAAACTAAGAAAAGTAAATCGTTCTTGAACCTGATTGGAAAGTCCAAGAAAGAGAATATCCTTTTAATCCCTGAAATACGACAGTATTGGGCAGACGAGGAAAACAATCAGCTGATTATTTCACAATTGGAAAAGAACGGTTTGAAAGTCTATTTGCTGGATGATGTTGAAATTATCGAGAATCCGATTGAGCCAACAATCGAGGATATTAAGATAGAATATCAACACTATGATTATTCTGAAGAACAATTGAAAGCTGAACTTGAAGAAGCAAAACAGGACTATGATGAAGAATTTGTGAAATATAATTCAGCAAAAGAAAATGGGTTTAACAATGGCATCTTGTTCCATCCTGAGACGTACAGTAATAAAGAGGTCTTTGTAAAGATTGTTGAAAAATCAAAGAACGATTCTACGGAATATTCCGCACCATTGGCCAACAGAAAAATGGCAGATTGTACACCCGAAGAACAAATCGTTAAAATCAACGAAAGGGAAATCCGTAAGAAGCAAATAGAGAACAACAAGCAGTTTGAAGAAGTTGTGCAGATAATTCGTGAGACGAAATACATCGATGCGAAGAAGACACTTTCAACAGACGAAATGGTCGCATTCTCGATATCGCTTTTTGAGAACAATGTGGATTATATGAGCCAACAAAAGTATTTCTCAAAGTTTTTGGGCGACACTTCAAAAATGACCAAA
It contains:
- a CDS encoding ParB/RepB/Spo0J family partition protein, which codes for MTTKASTTKKRSRAKSTAKKEVNGKKTSVLQIQNLPLGKIKPDLEQPRKTFNEDALKQLSESIEKHGVLQPITVRQLNGHYIIVMGERRYRASKLAGKKTVPCIVKTYENNDVLEVQIIENLQRQDVEPTEEAEAIAYLSEKYAPTEIAKRLGRTDNFIRQRLKLAGLIDGFKHFVRNGEMTISLGVGVALFEPEEQQMMLETMGEDFNAHQINRMIKDQTYDLEKAAFDVNDKKLVPKAGSCIECPFNAANQGNLFGEGKMVCTKAACFETKKSKSFLNLIGKSKKENILLIPEIRQYWADEENNQLIISQLEKNGLKVYLLDDVEIIENPIEPTIEDIKIEYQHYDYSEEQLKAELEEAKQDYDEEFVKYNSAKENGFNNGILFHPETYSNKEVFVKIVEKSKNDSTEYSAPLANRKMADCTPEEQIVKINEREIRKKQIENNKQFEEVVQIIRETKYIDAKKTLSTDEMVAFSISLFENNVDYMSQQKYFSKFLGDTSKMTKVEMVENFKKKFKKEIFHKLIRYMLTKQVHFGESNHVNNLTNISFYNAMQGYYKSKIAGIENEYADKRSKREARLKERITVLEKQIQELNE